The genomic stretch GGTGTTTAAGCCAGTATATTTTGCACGTAGCAAAAAACTGCTAGCGTCTTAAACCTCGGATACGGAAGGTTCCATTGTTTTCGCAACCATAATTAACAAGTGTGCTTATAAATTTTTTAATTAATTTGAGGGGTGAATAGTTTGTCAGGACATTCAGGACATGATGTAAAATATGGACGGCATCGTACGCGTAGAAGTTTTGCGCGAATCAGTGAAGTACTTGAATTACCAAACTTAATTGAGATTCAAACAGCTTCTTACCAATGGTTCTTAGATGAAGGGCTACGTGAGATGTTCCGCGATATTTCGCCAATTGAGGATTTTGCGGGTAATTTATCTTTAGAATTCATTGATTACGATCTTGGAGAACCGAAATACTCGGTAGAAGAATCTAAGAACCGTGATGCAAACTATGCGGCTCCACTACGCGTGAAGTTGCGCCTAATCAACAAAGAAACCGGCGAAGTGAAAGACCAAGAAGTATTTATGGGTGATTTCCCGCTAATGACTGAAATGGGTACGTTCATTATTAATGGGGCAGAACGTGTTATCGTTTCCCAATTAGTTCGTTCTCCAGGTGTTTACTTCAATGGAAAACTAGACAAAAATGGTAAAAAAGGCTTTGGTTCTACTGTCATCCCTAACCGTGGGGCTTGGCTTGAGTACGAAACAGATGCTAAAGACGTTGTACACGTTCGTATTGACCGTACACGTAAATTACCAGTAACTGTTTTACTTCGTGCACTAGGCTTTGGTTCCGATCAAGAAATTATTGATTTAATCGGGGACAATGACTACTTGCGCAACACGCTTGAAAAAGACAACACTGACAATGCTGAAAAAGCACTTCTAGAAATTTACGAAAGATTACGTCCGGGTGAACCCCCAACAGTTGATAACGCTAGAAGCTTACTAGTTTCTCGTTTCTTTGATCCAAAACGCTACGATCTTGCAAGCGTTGGACGTTATAAAATCAACAAAAAATTACATCTGAAAAACCGTCTATTCAACCAAACATTAGCAGAAACTTTAGTGGATCCAGAAACTGGTGAAATTATCGCTTCTAAAGGTGACATTTTGGATCGTCGTAATTTAGATCAAATTATTCCTAATTTAGAAAACGGTGTAGGTTTCCGTACACTTCGTCCAACTGATGGAGTTATGGAAGATAGCGTACTCGTTCAATCTATTAAAATCTACGCACCAAATGATGAAGAAAAAGAAATCAACATCATTGGTAATGCGTATATTGAAGAAAACGTAAAACACATCACGCCTTCTGATATTATTTCATCCATTAGCTACTTCTTTAACTTGCTACATGGTGTTGGCGATACAGATGACATCGATCACCTAGGTAATCGTCGTCTTCGTTCTGTTGGTGAACTTTTACAAAACCAATTCCGTATCGGTTTATCCCGTATGGAACGTGTAGTTCGTGAGCGTATGTCTATTCAAGATATGACTACAATTACACCGCAACAATTGATTAATATTCGCCCAGTAGTTGCTTCTATCAAAGAATTCTTTGGTAGCTCGCAGTTATCTCAGTTCATGGATCAAACAAATCCACTTGGCGAACTTACGCATAAACGTCGTCTTTCAGCGCTTGGACCTGGTGGTTTGACGCGTGAACGTGCTGGTTATGAAGTACGTGACGTGCATTACTCTCACTATGGTCGTATGTGTCCGATTGAAACGCCAGAGGGACCAAACATTGGTTTGATCAACTCCCTTTCTTCCTTTGCGAAGGTAAATAAATTCGGCTTTATCGAAACGCCTTACCGCCGCGTAGATCCTGAAACAAACCGTGTTACTGATAAGATTGATTATCTAACTGCGGATGAAGAGGATAATTACGTAGTAGCGCAAGCGAACTCGAAATTAGACGAACAAGGTACTTTCACAGAAGAAGAAGTTATGGCTCGTTTCCGTTCAGAAAACTTAGCGGTAGAAAAAGAACGTATTGACTACATGGATGTATCGCCTAAACAGGTTGTATCTGTTGCGACAGCATGTATTCCGTTCCTTGAAAACGATGATAGTAACCGTGCGCTAATGGGAGCGAACATGCAACGTCAAGCAGTTCCTCTTATGCACCCTGAAGCTCCATTTGTTGGAACAGGTATGGAACACGTATCTGCAAAAGACTCTGGTGCTGCTGTAACTGCCAAACATGACGGTATTGTAGAACACGTTGAAGCTCGCGAAATCTGGGTTCGTCGTGTATCTCTAGTGGATGGCAAAGAAGTAACTGGCGGAATTGATAAATATACTTTACGTAAATTTGTTCGTTCTAACCAAGGTACTTGTTATAACCAACGTCCAAACGTAGCGGAAGGTGACCGCGTTGTTAAAGGGGAAATCCTTGGTAACGGTCCATCGATGGATTCCGGTGAACTTGCTCTTGGTCGTAATGTACTAGTTGCGTTCATGACTTGGGATGGTTATAACTACGAGGATGCGATCATCATGAGTGAACGTCTTGTAAAAGATGACGTTTATACTTCGATTCATATTGAAGAATTCGAATCAGAAGCTCGTGATACAAAACTCGGACCTGAAGAAATGACTCGTGATATTCCAAACGTTGGGGAAGATGCTTTACGCGACCTTGACGAACGTGGAATTATCCGTGTTGGTGCTGAAGTAAAAGACAACGACCTTCTAGTTGGTAAAGTAACACCAAAAGGAGTTACCGAATTAACTGCAGAAGAACGTTTATTACACGCTATCTTTGGTGAAAAAGCACGTGAAGTTCGCGATACTTCATTACGTGTACCTCATGGCGGCGGAGGAATCGTGCTTGACGTGAAGATCTTTACACGTGAAGCAGGCGACGAACTACCACCTGGTGTAAACCAATTAGTACGTGTTTATATTGTACAAAAACGTAAAATCCACGAAGGCGATAAAATGGCCGGACGTCACGGTAACAAAGGGGTTATCTCCCGTATTTTACCTGAAGAAGATATGCCATTTATGCCAGACGGAACACCTGTTGATATCATGCTTAACCCACTAGGGGTACCATCTCGTATGAATATCGGACAAGTACTAGAGCTACACTTAGGTATGGCTGCTCGTGCTTTAGGAATTCACGTTGCAACACCAGTATTTGATGGTGCGAATGAAGAAGACGTTTGGAGCACAGTGGAAGAAGCTGGTATGGCCCGCGATGCGAAAACAATTCTTTATGACGGACGTTCTGGTGAAGCATTTGATAACCGTATCTCTGTAGGTGTAATGTACATGATCAAACTTGCCCACATGGTTGATGATAAACTTCATGCGCGTTCAACTGGACCTTACTCTCTAGTAACGCAACAACCGCTTGGTGGTAAAGCACAATTTGGTGGACAACGTTTTGGTGAGATGGAAGTATGGGCACTGGAAGCTTATGGTGCTGCTTATACACTTCAAGAAATCCTAACGATTAAATCCGATGACGTGGTTGGTCGTGTGAAAACTTACGAAGCGATTGTTAAAGGCGAAAGCGTTCCAGAACCTGGTGTGCCAGAATCCTTCAAAGTACTCATCAAAGAGCTTCAAAGTCTTGGAATGGATGTTAAAATGCTTTCCGCAGACGAAGAAGAAATCGAGATGCGTGACATGGATGATGACGACTTTACTAATCAAAATGATGCCTTCAATATCGTACAACCGGAAAATGCAGCCGCTGAAAAGACTGAGTAATTCGGTTCGATAATTGAGACTCCAAAACAATAAGAAACAATGATTTGTTTTTTGCAAAATATAAAATTAAGCGATCGCTAAGACTTTACCTGAAAAGTCTGGGAAGTGTGCGGGAATCCCCAAGCGCTTCCTAAAGCGAATGCTCCAAACTAATTTAGGAGGTTGGGCACTTGTTAGATGTTAATAATTTTGAGTATATGAAAATCGGTCTGGCATCTCCAGATAAAATTCGTTCATGGTCTCATGGTGAAGTAAAAAAACCTGAAACCATCAACTACAGAACGCTTAAACCTGAACGTGATGGCTTATTCTGTGAAAGAATTTTTGGACCAATGAAAGACTGGGAATGTTCTTGTGGTAAATACAAACGTGTTCGCTAT from Listeria monocytogenes ATCC 19117 encodes the following:
- the rpoB gene encoding DNA-directed RNA polymerase subunit beta — translated: MSGHSGHDVKYGRHRTRRSFARISEVLELPNLIEIQTASYQWFLDEGLREMFRDISPIEDFAGNLSLEFIDYDLGEPKYSVEESKNRDANYAAPLRVKLRLINKETGEVKDQEVFMGDFPLMTEMGTFIINGAERVIVSQLVRSPGVYFNGKLDKNGKKGFGSTVIPNRGAWLEYETDAKDVVHVRIDRTRKLPVTVLLRALGFGSDQEIIDLIGDNDYLRNTLEKDNTDNAEKALLEIYERLRPGEPPTVDNARSLLVSRFFDPKRYDLASVGRYKINKKLHLKNRLFNQTLAETLVDPETGEIIASKGDILDRRNLDQIIPNLENGVGFRTLRPTDGVMEDSVLVQSIKIYAPNDEEKEINIIGNAYIEENVKHITPSDIISSISYFFNLLHGVGDTDDIDHLGNRRLRSVGELLQNQFRIGLSRMERVVRERMSIQDMTTITPQQLINIRPVVASIKEFFGSSQLSQFMDQTNPLGELTHKRRLSALGPGGLTRERAGYEVRDVHYSHYGRMCPIETPEGPNIGLINSLSSFAKVNKFGFIETPYRRVDPETNRVTDKIDYLTADEEDNYVVAQANSKLDEQGTFTEEEVMARFRSENLAVEKERIDYMDVSPKQVVSVATACIPFLENDDSNRALMGANMQRQAVPLMHPEAPFVGTGMEHVSAKDSGAAVTAKHDGIVEHVEAREIWVRRVSLVDGKEVTGGIDKYTLRKFVRSNQGTCYNQRPNVAEGDRVVKGEILGNGPSMDSGELALGRNVLVAFMTWDGYNYEDAIIMSERLVKDDVYTSIHIEEFESEARDTKLGPEEMTRDIPNVGEDALRDLDERGIIRVGAEVKDNDLLVGKVTPKGVTELTAEERLLHAIFGEKAREVRDTSLRVPHGGGGIVLDVKIFTREAGDELPPGVNQLVRVYIVQKRKIHEGDKMAGRHGNKGVISRILPEEDMPFMPDGTPVDIMLNPLGVPSRMNIGQVLELHLGMAARALGIHVATPVFDGANEEDVWSTVEEAGMARDAKTILYDGRSGEAFDNRISVGVMYMIKLAHMVDDKLHARSTGPYSLVTQQPLGGKAQFGGQRFGEMEVWALEAYGAAYTLQEILTIKSDDVVGRVKTYEAIVKGESVPEPGVPESFKVLIKELQSLGMDVKMLSADEEEIEMRDMDDDDFTNQNDAFNIVQPENAAAEKTE